In Streptomyces sp. NBC_00306, a single genomic region encodes these proteins:
- the aceB gene encoding malate synthase A: protein MSAPAPSPLAIVEAEPLPRQEEVLTDAALTFVAELHRRFTPRRDELLARRGERRAEIARTSTLDFLPDTAAIRADDSWKVAPAPAALNDRRVEITGPTDRKMTINALNSGAKVWLADFEDASAPTWENVVLGQLNLIDAYERRIDFTDPKSGKSYALKPAGELATVVMRPRGWHLDERHLQLDSRPVPGALVDFGLYFFHNAKRLIDLGKGPYFYLPKTESHLEARLWNDIFVFAQDYVGVPQGTVRATVLIETITAAYEMEEILYELRDHAAGLNAGRWDYLFSIVKNFRDGGEKFVLPDRNAVTMTAPFMRAYTELLVRTCHKRGAHAIGGMAAFIPSRRDAEVNKVAFEKVKADKDREAGDGFDGSWVAHPDLVPIAMASFDAVLGTKPNQKDRLREDVSVAPGDLIAIDSLDAKPTYDGLRNAVQVGIRYIEAWLRGLGAVAIFNLMEDAATAEISRSQIWQWINAGVVFENGERATPELARKVAAEELAAIRSELGDEAFESGNWQQAHDLLLRVALDEDYEDFLTLSAYEQLRG from the coding sequence ATGTCCGCACCAGCGCCGTCCCCGCTGGCCATCGTCGAAGCCGAGCCCCTGCCCCGGCAGGAAGAGGTCCTCACGGACGCGGCACTCACCTTCGTGGCCGAGCTGCACCGGCGGTTCACGCCCCGGCGTGACGAACTGCTCGCCCGCCGCGGCGAACGCCGCGCCGAGATCGCCCGCACCTCCACGCTGGACTTCCTCCCGGACACGGCCGCCATCCGCGCGGACGACTCCTGGAAGGTCGCCCCGGCACCCGCGGCACTGAACGACCGCCGCGTGGAGATCACCGGTCCGACCGACCGCAAGATGACCATCAACGCCCTCAACTCGGGCGCCAAGGTATGGCTCGCCGACTTCGAGGACGCTTCGGCCCCCACGTGGGAGAACGTGGTCCTCGGCCAGCTCAATCTGATCGACGCCTACGAGCGCCGTATCGACTTCACCGACCCGAAGTCCGGGAAGTCGTACGCCCTGAAGCCCGCCGGCGAGCTCGCGACCGTCGTGATGCGCCCCCGCGGCTGGCACCTCGACGAACGCCACCTCCAGCTCGACAGCCGCCCGGTCCCCGGCGCGCTGGTCGACTTCGGCCTCTACTTCTTCCACAACGCCAAGCGGCTGATCGACCTCGGCAAGGGTCCGTACTTCTATCTGCCGAAGACGGAGTCGCACCTGGAGGCCCGCCTCTGGAACGACATCTTCGTCTTCGCCCAGGACTACGTCGGCGTCCCGCAGGGCACCGTCCGCGCGACCGTCCTGATCGAGACGATCACCGCCGCGTACGAGATGGAGGAGATCCTCTACGAACTGCGTGACCACGCCGCGGGGTTGAACGCGGGCCGCTGGGACTACCTCTTCTCGATCGTCAAGAACTTCCGGGACGGCGGCGAGAAGTTCGTGCTGCCGGACCGCAATGCGGTGACGATGACGGCGCCGTTCATGCGCGCGTACACCGAACTGCTCGTCCGCACCTGCCACAAGCGCGGCGCGCACGCCATCGGCGGCATGGCGGCGTTCATCCCGTCCCGGCGTGACGCCGAGGTCAACAAGGTCGCCTTCGAGAAGGTCAAGGCCGACAAGGACCGCGAGGCGGGCGACGGCTTCGACGGCTCCTGGGTCGCGCACCCGGACCTGGTCCCGATCGCGATGGCCTCCTTCGACGCGGTCCTGGGCACCAAGCCCAACCAGAAGGACCGGCTGCGCGAGGACGTCTCGGTGGCTCCCGGCGACCTGATCGCGATCGACTCCCTCGACGCCAAGCCGACGTACGACGGCCTGCGCAACGCCGTCCAGGTCGGCATCCGCTACATCGAGGCCTGGCTGCGGGGCCTGGGCGCGGTCGCCATCTTCAACCTGATGGAGGACGCGGCCACCGCCGAGATCTCCCGCTCGCAGATCTGGCAGTGGATCAACGCGGGCGTGGTCTTCGAGAACGGCGAGCGAGCCACGCCGGAACTGGCACGCAAGGTCGCGGCGGAGGAACTGGCCGCGATCCGCTCCGAGTTGGGCGACGAGGCCTTCGAGTCCGGCAACTGGCAGCAGGCGCACGACCTGCTGCTGAGGGTGGCGCTGGACGAGGACTACGAGGACTTCCTCACGCTGTCGGCGTACGAGCAGCTCCGCGGCTGA